CCTTGCCCTTGCCGTGGCGCACGATGTACGCGATTCGGTCGCCGTCCGGCGACCACGACATCCAGGGCACGGTGTTCCAGCGGGGAGTCTGGGCGATGTAGTCGAACCCGAACTCCTGGTCGAATCCCTCCGTCAGGTTCAGGATGACCTCACCCGTCCGGGACGACAGCAGCACGATGTCGGCCTCCCGGTCCTTCCGGTTGACCGCAATCGCCGCGATCACCTCGCCCGAGGGAGACGCCTCGAGCGAGTAGACCACCGGATAGCGGCTCCGCAGGGGATCGGGAGCGAGATTGCGCCCGTAGTCGGTCGGGCGCTCCTTGTCGCGAAACGCCTCGAACCGGTCGTCGAGATAGGACTTGAACGCGTCGTCCCATTCCTCCGCCTCGAGGTCGAACGCTTCCTCGTAGGGGTCCTCGCCGCCGCCGATCGCATTGCGCCGGAGCGCGAAGAGGAACTGCCGGATCCCTTCGAGTCCCCAGCGCTCGTCGATGAACTCGAAGACGGCGTGGCCCAGGTTGTAGACCACGCGTCCGCTCGCGAAGCCGCCGTAGCCCTGGAACTCCGTCATGGACGGCACGATGTCGGCGACCGCCACGTCCCGGACCTGCATCAGGTCGAGCGGACGCCAGACGCCGGCCATGAACTCGGCGAGTCCTTCGTCGACCCACAGCGGGACCGTCTGCCGGATCATGGACCGCGGGATGATGTCGAACTCGAAGATGTGGGTCAGCTCGTGCGTGATGAGGCGGTAGAGTCCGTCGGGCGGCTCGTCGATGGGCAGCGCGATGCGGTTGCGGTAGGGCTCGGCGAACGCCCCGACCCCTTCCGGGCTGGCGCCGGGGAAGATGTTCTGCTGCTCGAACTCGCTGTGCGTCTTGAAGACCACGAGGGGGACGCTGAACGCCAGATCGTGACGCAGGTCGGCGCTGAGCTGCTGGTACGCGCTCTCGGCGTAGGCGGCCACGCGCTCGAGGTGCTCCTCGAGCTCCGGGTAGTAGTAGATGTCGAAGTGGTCCGTCGTATAGATGTGCCAGTCGAACTTGTCCCACTTGACGCGGTTCTTGCCGTAGTACGGCGCAAACTGCTGAGCGGCGGCCGGCGCGGCGATCGCCGCGATGAGCAGCGCGACCAGCGCGGTCATCCACCGTCGGGATTGGCGTTCGGGGTGGTTGCGGATCATGTGAACCTCACGGCGGCCGGCGGGCCGGGTGGCTTGGCCGATGGACAGCACCTTCAGCCATCTTATCCCCTGGTCCGGCCGCCGGCAATTGCAGGAATCTTCGGAAGCAAGGCGCGTGCCGCTCTTGCGCGCGGGGGGGCGGACGAGACTGTCGCCTGCCGGTGACGCCGGCGCACTCGCAGGGGGACACTGCGCGCGGAAGCGGGTTCGCCGGGTCCCTTGAGATTCACCCGTCGCAGGCGTTAATCTGGAGGTGGGCGACGGGTGGCGCCGTCGCTTACCCGCCCGTGAAGGCCGGACGCGGTCCCGGGACGGGCAGGGCGCCGATTCAGCAGGAGAGGATATGACAGCCAGGCGGTGGATCGTAGCAATCGGTGCGGCGTTCGCCCTCGCGTTCCTGACGCTGCCGGCGGTGCGCAGCGCCCCGTTGCTCTCGTTTGCGCCCTTCGAGCGCGGCACGACCCAGGAGGGACGCTGCGACGCCGACGCCAAGCCCGCGCCGCTCGACTTCACGCTACGCGACATCGACGGCAACGCGGTGAACCTGGCGGAGCTCAAGGGCAATGTCATACTCTTGAACTTCTGGGCCACCTGGTGCGGTCCCTGCAAGATCGAGATTCCCTGGTTCGTCGAGTTCCAGCGCCGGTACAGGGACGACGGGCTCGTCGTGCTCGGACTCTCCGTGGACGACACTCCCGAGCAGATCAGGCCCTTCGCCGCCCAGTTCCAGGTCAACTACCCGATGCTGGTGGGGCTCGGGCGGGAGGATTTTCACCAGGAAGCGTACGGGCCGATCTGGGGCTTGCCGGTCACTTTTTTCATCGATCGGGACGGTACCCTGTGCCGTACGCACATGGGCATCGCCACGCGCGAAGCGTTTCAGCGAGACATCGAGGCGTTGCTGTAGCGGACGGCCGACGGCGCGGCGTGCCGGACGCGGTTCCGGCCGGGAATTCCGCGCGGCTGTAGTATCATTCCGTATGCTCAAAGGATTCGAGCACGCTCGGCTTGCGTGCGGGTGCCGTGTCAGCTTTCGTGATGGTGTCGAGGGCAGTCCGGTGACCGTGGTGATCGACCGCAAGGGGCCGGCGTGCCGGGTCCCCGTCCACGTGGGCGGTTTGCCGGTCTACGACCACCGCGAAGCGCTCCGCCCGCCGACCAGGCTGATTCCGCCCATCGAGGGCGACTACGAAGAGGAAGGTTAGGCGAGTCGCCGCGGAGCGCCTGCCGTTGAGCCCGATGTCGCAGCTCTCCTCCGAGTTCGAGTTCGGTTGTCCTTGTTGCGGCGCGATTCTGGTGGTCGACGCCAAGCTGCGGCGTCTGATCTCGCATCGCCAGCCCCCGCGCGAGGACGTACCGGAACTCGGTGACGCGCAGCGCATTCTGGCCGCCGCCGCCGCGCGCCGGGAGGCGATCTTCGAACGCTCGGTCGCCGATGAGAAAGGGCGTAGCGATGCGCTGTCGAAGCGCTTCGACGAGGCGCTGAAGCAGGCGCGCGCCGAGCCGGTCTCCCGGCCGGCGCGAGATTTCGACCTCGACTAGAGCCTGGCCGCAGAACGCAGCGGCGCGAAGTCTGTCGCGCCCGAAGGAGCGCCCGCGGCCGGCCGGCCCTTCCCCGAATGCCTCGCTACCGGGTCGGTACCTCCGGCTACAACTACCCCGAGTGGAAGGGCTCCTTCTACCCGGAGAAGTTTCCGCAGAAAAAGATGCTCCCGTACTACGCGGAGCGGCTGGACACGGTCGAGATCAACTACACGTTCTATCGCCTGCCGACCCAGCGGCTACTCGCGGGCTGGTCGGCCGTGACGCCGGCCGGCTTCCGCTTTACGCTCAAGGCGCCGCGCCGCATCACGCACGAGGCGCGGTTGGCCGACTGCGCCGAGATCACGCGCGCATTCTGCGGCGCCGCGGCGACCCTCGGCGACAAGCGCGGGGCGCTGCTGTTCCAGCTTCCCCCGTGGTTCCGCAAGAACGTCGACGTGCTCGCGCGATTCCTCGACACTCTGCCGCCGGACGCCCGCGCGGCCTTCGAGTTCAGGCACGCCTCGTGGCACGACCCGGCGGTCACGGAGCTTCTGGCCGCGCACGGGGCGGCGCTGTGCATCGCCGACAGTGAGCGACTGCGGACGCCGATTCACGTGACCGCCCGGCACGGCTATTTCAGGCTGCGTGACCAGGGGTACGGCGACGCCGACCTCGCCCGGTGGGCCGAGACGATCACCGGCAGCACCGGTGATTGTCAAGAGGTCTACGTCTACTTCAAGCACGAGGAGCGCGGGGCGGGACCCGACTTCGCGAAGCGTCTGCTCGAACGCCTGGCTCCGGGCTGAGCGCGGGTGCGAGACCCGGCGTCAGCGGAGATGGCGGCGCGCGAAGTCGATCGCCGTCCGTTCGGCCCAGTACCCGTCGAAGCCGGGGGTCGGATCCGCGTAGTAGCCGCAGTGCCCGCCGTGGCGCGTGATGGCAGTGGTGAGGTTCGGATTCGCGGCCGCCGCCGGGTCCCGAAACTGCTCGGGAGGCACGAAGGGGTCGTCCTCGGCGCTGATGATCAGCGTCGGCGCCGCGATGCGGTCGACGACCCGCAGGCTGCTGGCCCGGTGGTAGTAGTCCGCGGCGTCCCGGAACCCGTGGTGCGGCGCCGTGAACGCATCGTCGAACTCGCGGACGGTGCGGATTCGGTCGAGCGCGCCGAGGTTGAACGCGCCGGGCAGGACGTTCGCCTTTCGCCGCATGCGGCGCTTCAGGTTGCGCACGAAGTTCCACTGATAGATGGCGTTCGGCCGTCGCTCGAGCGCGTCCACGCACCGTCCCAGATCCATGGTCGGCGAGATGGCGCAGACCGCGCGCAGGGCGGGCGGGGGCGCCGTGCCGGCCAGCCGCAGCCCGAGGTTGCCGCCCAGGGAGTACCCCACCACGGCGATGGCCGGCAGGCGGTCCACCTCGGTCAGCTCGCGAATGACCGCGGCGGGATCGGACGAGAGTCCGGAGTGGTAGAGGCCTTGCGACAGATGCTCGGTATCCCCGCAGTTGCGCTGGTTGAGCAGCACCACGTTGAGGCCGGCGGTGAACGCCTTGTCCGCCAGCCCGCGCATGTAGTGCGCGTTGCTCGAGCCCTCGAGACCGTGCAGCGCCAGCAGCGTGGGCCGCGCCGACGGCGACCGCTGCCAGTGACAGTGCGCCAGCACGCGTGCGTCCGGGGCGACGTCGAAGTAGCGCCGCACCGGCGCCGGCAACCGCGGAAAGTGCCGCGGTCTGGCCCACGTGTAGAGGGTCATCCTGTGCCCGCCGTCGAGACCGCGGGCCGGTAGGAACGCACGAGGGATATCCACGTTCATGCGCGCCGGTTCAATCCCCGTCGCTCCGGGAATCGCGCCGCGCCATCCGGGCGTCGTCGCGCAGATCGTACACCGCGAACCGATCGTTCCGGTGCACCAGCGGCAGGTCGATGGCGTGCTCCGTGATGAGGTAATCGAGGTCGTGGCGTTTGGCGAGCCAGCGCGCATGGGCCGCCTCGAGCGCTGCGAAGTCGCCGAGCTCGGCGATGCGGCTGCTGATGCGTGCGGCGATGGCTCTCGAATATATGGCGATGCCGATGTCCTTGACCGATTCGAGGTAGACATCGCGACTGGCGGCCGCCCGGACGCTCGATCCGTAGCGCCAGGCGTGCCCCGGATCGGTCAGGAAGTTGGTGCCCACGGGGCGTTCGCCGGCCCATCGCATCACGTCGGTCCACTCCGACGCCGGCAGGTCGATCTCGATCAGCGGGTGGTCGGCGCGTTCGACGAACGTCACGTAGCCTCCGCGCGCCAGGGACGCGAGAACGATCAGGACGATGGCGGCGCGGCGCACGCGCGGCTGGAGCAGACGGGCGGCCGTCGACCGGAGGAGCCCGTGCCCGCGAACTGCCAGGGGGCTCTCGACCACGAGCCACGCCGCGTAGGCGATGGCAACGACGTCGAGCAGCCAGAAGATCCGGCTGAACTGCAACTGGACGACGAGCGCCACGCCGATGGAGGCCAGCGGAACCGAGACGAGAAAGAGCGCCAGAAGCACCAGGCAGCCGGCGACGATTCCCGTCTCCCGACGGGTGGCCACGCCGAGCGACAGGCGATAGTCGTAGACGGCGGCGATGATCGCCGTCAGGCCCAGGTTGGCGAACCAGGTCATCATCGGCCACTGCGTCGCCAGCAGATAGTCCTTGGATTCCAGCAGCGTGCTCCAGGCCGGGCTCATCACGTCGAGTTGCTCGCGGAACCCGCCGACCAGGAGCACGACGGTCACCGGCAGCAGCGCGGCGACCACGATGAGGATCGGCCGGCGGGCCGCGGGGTCGGCCACCAGGCCGGCCACGCCGACCAGCATCACGAACCACAGCGCGGTCGTCGGATGGAACAGGCAGGCGCCGGCGACGGCCGCCACTGCGCCGACCATGTGGCCGCGAAGGAAGAGGCCCACCGCCAGCAGCCCGACGGCGAAGCCGAGTTGCCGGGGATGCAGGAACGCCTCGATCGAGTTGACGGCCGTGTCCGGAATCCGATGGCGCAGCGTCAGAGCCGCGGCGAGCGCGGCAACGCCCCACCAGGTCCGATACAGCGAACGTCCCAGGACCACGCACGCGGCGTAGAGCAGAGCCAGCCCCGCCAGGTAGGCGGCGAAGAATGCGACCGGCAGACTCTGGCCGCTCAGCCTGACGAGGGGCGCGAACCAGTCGTCGAATGCGAGCAACCGGTTCTGGACGGCGAGCAGCGCCGCATCGTGCGGAAAGAGGCCCGGCTCGAGGTTCTGCAGGACGATGGGAATGTAGAAGGCCTGGTCGGAAACGCCATAGCGGTAGCCGCCCACGTTGAGCAGCGCCAGCAGGCAGAAGGCCGGAGCACCCAGGGAGAGAGCGACGCGGCGGACAGTGGTCGGTTGCATGTCTCGATGGTCGGCGAGGGGACATAGGGCTTATCGACACGACACGAAGTTTCGTGCAGGGACGAATTTTGCCGAATCCCGTCGCGCGGCCGGGCGGCGTTCGTTGCCGGGCGGGCTCCGGCGGGGTGTGTGGCATAATGCGCCGCGTGCGGCTGCGGGAAGTCAATGTCGGGTGCTTCGGCGGCGGAACCGGGCTGCCCAGCCTGCTCGGCGGCCTCAAGCAGAACCCGTGGCTGCGGGTGAACGCCGTCGTCACGATGTTCGACAGCGGCGGCAGCTCGGGTCAGCTTCGCGACGAGCTCGGCGTGCTGCCTCCCGGCGACGTGCTGAAGTGCGCGCTCGCGCTCGCCAGGAACGAGGGCGAAGCCCGGCGCCTGCTTCTCTCGCGCCTGCCGGCCCTGGAGAACGGCCGGCTTCGCGGGCATACCGGCGGCAACCTGCTCCTCTCGATGATGGAGCAGTACAGCGGCGATTTTCTCGCCGCCGTGGACGGCTTGCGGACGCTGCTCGACTGCAACGGCCGCGTCCTGCCGGTCAGCGTGGAGCAGTCGACCCTCTACGCGGAGTACGAGGACGGCTCGCGCGCGGTCAGCGAGGTCGGCGTGGACCGCGAGCAGACCGATGGGCGGCGAATCAGGCGGATCTGGCTCGATCCGGAGCCGAACGTGCACGGAGCAGCTTCGGAGGCCATCCGCGGGTTCGACGCCGTGGTGATCGGGCCGGGAAGCTTCTACACCAGCCTGATGCCGATCCTCCTGGTCCGGGGCGTGGCGGAAGCGGTTCGCGCGACCGCGGGGCCCATCGTGCTCGTCACGAACATCCTGACCGAGGGACGGGGAATGCACGGTTTCTCGGTGGGCGAGGCGGTGCGCCGCGTCGGAGACGCGATCGGCCGGCCCGTGGACGTCGCCATCGCCAACAACGCCACACCGCCGCCGGACGTGCTCGCCCGGTACGCGAAGGAGCACAAGGAGCTGCTGCCCGTCGGCGACATTCCCGCGGCGTGCGAGCTGGTCACCGGTCACTTCTCCCAGCGCCAGATCGCCCGTCATTCGCGCCGGCGCCTCGCCTACGCCGTCTGGAGCGTCCTGGCGCAACGGCTCCTGCAATAGCCGTCAACCCCGGCGGGCGAGGATCTTCCTCGCGGCCCGCTCGATGACCTCACGGGTCAGGGCGGCGGCGCGGCCGTTGCCGGCGGCCGTTGCCGGACGGCCGGTGATCCAGAGCTCCGGCATGTCCGCGGCCAGGATGTCGTCGAAGTCTCCCTCGCTCTTCACGCTGAGGGGCGCGACCGCCGTGATGTCGATCGGCCCCGACCAGAAGTCGGCGTGCTTGATGAGCAGCCAGTTGCGGCCGCGCTGCCGCGGCGCGGTTCCGGCGCGGTCTCGGGTGCGCACCAGCGCCCAGGAGCCCTTGAGCTTGTAGCCGTCGAGCGAGAACTTCAGGTCGCCCTTCTCCAGGGCGGCGCCCACGTCGTCGACCTCCGGCTTCCAGGCGCCGTGGTCCCACAGCATCACGATGCCGGCCCCGTAGCCCTCCGGGATGACGCCCTCGAAGCTTCCGTACTCGTACGGATGGTCCTCGGTCCGCACCGCCATCCGCTTGTCGGCCGGTTGCAGCGACGGACCCTTGGGTACGGCCCACGAGAGCAGGACGCCGTCGTGCTCGAGCCGCAGGTCGTAGTGGAGATGGCTGGCGAGGTGTTTCTGGACGCAGAAGTAGCCGTCCGGACCGTTCGCGGTCGCCTGCCGCCGTCGGTTCCGGCGGGCCGCGGCGCCCTCCGGTTCCGGCGTCCGACTGAAGTCCCGCTTGCGCCGGTATTCGTCGAGCGCCATCGACCGCTCATTATGATCCACAATGGCCGGCATGCTGACGGCGGTCATCGTCTACATGTCGGTGCTGGTGCTGGTCGGCGCCTGGCGCAGTCGCCGCGTCCGGACCGGCGACGATTTCCTGGTCGCCGGGCGGCGGCTGCCGGCGCGCGTGCTCGTCTTCACGCTGCTCGCCACCTGGATCGGCTCCGGCAGTCTGTTCGGCGGGGCCGGGCTGGGCTATCGTTCCGGCTTCTCCGCGCTGTGGCAGTCGGCCGGCGCGTGGGTGGGCATCGCCCTCGTCTATTTCATCGCCCCGCGCGTGCGCCGCATCGCGCAGTACACGGTGCCCGACATCCTCGAGCTGCGCTACGGGCCGGCCGCGCGCGTGCTCGGGACGCTGACCACCGTGCTGGCCTACGCCACCATCGCGGCGTACCAGTTCCGCGGCGGCGGTCGCCTGCTGGCTCTGGTGGCCGGGGTCGATCCGGATACCGGCGCCCTGATCACGGCCGTGTTCTGCATCCTCTTCACGTCGCTCGCCGGCATGCTGTCGATCGCCTACCTGGACGTCGGCAACGGCCTGGTGATGACCGTTGCGGTGATGTTCGGCGTCGCGTTCCTGATCGGCGACGCGGGAGGCCTCTCGGCTTCGCTCGCGGCCCTGGAGCCGCACCAGGTGTCGCTGTTCGGGGACATGGGCGCGCAGGCGGCGTTCGCTCTGTTTCTGCCGACGATGTTCCTGCTGCTCGGCGAAGCCAACATGTACCAGAAGTTCTTTTCGGCGCGGGACGAGCGCGCGGCGCGCCTGGCCGTCGTCGGCTGGATCGCCGGCACGATCGTCGTCGAGACCCTGATCGATTCGATCGGCATCTTCGGCAGCCTGTCCCTCGGCGGACTCGGTGTGGCGGAATCGGAGGAGATAGTCATCCGCGTCGCCACCGACGCGCTGCCGCCGGTGCTCGGCGTGCTGTTGGTCTGCGGCGCCGCGGCGATCGTCGTCTCCACCGCGAACAGCTTCCTGCTGACGCCGTCGACGAACCTGATCCGCGACGTCTATCAGCGCTTCGTCAACCCCGCCGTCACGGATCGGCAGGTGGTGCTCTACACGCGCCTCATCGTGGTCGCGGTCGGCGCTCTCGGTTATGTCGCCGGAAGTTTCTTCCCGACCATTCTCGCGATGGCGCTCTGGGCCTACACGATGTACGGGGCCGGCATCACGCCCGCGCTCCTCGGCGCGCTGCTGTGGAAGCGGGCGACGCGGGCGGGGGGCGTCGCGTCCATCCTGGCCGGCATGCTCACGACGCTCGTCTGGGAGATCGTCGGCCTGGCGCGTGCCGTCGACGGGAATCCGGAGTACCTCTTCGGTTGGCAGACCGCCTACCCGGCGCTCGCTCTGTCCATCGCGACCCTCGTGGTCGTCAGTCTCGCGACCCCGCCTCCCACCGCCGCGGAGGTCGAGTTGCGACCCGCCGGGCCATGAGAGTCGCTCTCGTCGCCACCTACGAGCTGGGCCGCCAGCCGTTCGGCCTTGCGTCGCCTGCGGCCTGGCTGCGCCGCGCGGGGATGGACGTCGCCTGCCTCGACCTGTCGCGCGAGCCGTTCGACGCCGGCGTGGCAGAGGCCGGCCTCGTGGCGTTCCACCTGCCCATGCACACCGCGACGAGGCTCGCGATCCCGGTGATGGAGCGCGTCCGACGACTCAATCCGGGCGCCCGTCTGTGCGCCTACGGCCTCTACGCGCCCCTCAACGGCGAGTTCCTCCGCTCGATCGGTGTCGATCACGTGCTCGGCGGCGAGTTCGAGGCCGATCTGGTCCGCCTGGCAACCGAGGTCTCGACCGGCGGAGCCGGTTTCGTCCCGGCGTCCGGTCTCCCGCGGCTGGAGCTGATGCCGCCCTGGCGCGCGGGGTTGCCGCCGCTCGATCGCTACGCGACGCTGCAGCAGGGCGCGGTCCGGAAGATTGCCGGCTATACGGAGGCGAGCCGTGGCTGCAAGCACGCCTGCCGCCACTGCCCGGTCGTCCCGGTCTACGGCGGCCGATTCCGCGTCGTGAGCCCGGACGTGGTGATCGCCGACGTGGCGGCGCAGGTGGAGCAGGGAGCGGAGCACGTCACGTTCGGCGATCCGGACTTCTTCAACGGCGTCGGGCACGCCATGCGGGTGGTCGAGGGGATTGCACGACGGTTTCCCGGTCTCACCTACGACGTCACGATCAAGGTGGAACACCTGGTCGCCCATGCCGACCTGCTGTCGCGCTTGC
This genomic stretch from Acidobacteriota bacterium harbors:
- a CDS encoding sodium:solute symporter family protein; protein product: MAGMLTAVIVYMSVLVLVGAWRSRRVRTGDDFLVAGRRLPARVLVFTLLATWIGSGSLFGGAGLGYRSGFSALWQSAGAWVGIALVYFIAPRVRRIAQYTVPDILELRYGPAARVLGTLTTVLAYATIAAYQFRGGGRLLALVAGVDPDTGALITAVFCILFTSLAGMLSIAYLDVGNGLVMTVAVMFGVAFLIGDAGGLSASLAALEPHQVSLFGDMGAQAAFALFLPTMFLLLGEANMYQKFFSARDERAARLAVVGWIAGTIVVETLIDSIGIFGSLSLGGLGVAESEEIVIRVATDALPPVLGVLLVCGAAAIVVSTANSFLLTPSTNLIRDVYQRFVNPAVTDRQVVLYTRLIVVAVGALGYVAGSFFPTILAMALWAYTMYGAGITPALLGALLWKRATRAGGVASILAGMLTTLVWEIVGLARAVDGNPEYLFGWQTAYPALALSIATLVVVSLATPPPTAAEVELRPAGP
- a CDS encoding TlpA family protein disulfide reductase codes for the protein MTARRWIVAIGAAFALAFLTLPAVRSAPLLSFAPFERGTTQEGRCDADAKPAPLDFTLRDIDGNAVNLAELKGNVILLNFWATWCGPCKIEIPWFVEFQRRYRDDGLVVLGLSVDDTPEQIRPFAAQFQVNYPMLVGLGREDFHQEAYGPIWGLPVTFFIDRDGTLCRTHMGIATREAFQRDIEALL
- a CDS encoding YvcK family protein; its protein translation is MRRVRLREVNVGCFGGGTGLPSLLGGLKQNPWLRVNAVVTMFDSGGSSGQLRDELGVLPPGDVLKCALALARNEGEARRLLLSRLPALENGRLRGHTGGNLLLSMMEQYSGDFLAAVDGLRTLLDCNGRVLPVSVEQSTLYAEYEDGSRAVSEVGVDREQTDGRRIRRIWLDPEPNVHGAASEAIRGFDAVVIGPGSFYTSLMPILLVRGVAEAVRATAGPIVLVTNILTEGRGMHGFSVGEAVRRVGDAIGRPVDVAIANNATPPPDVLARYAKEHKELLPVGDIPAACELVTGHFSQRQIARHSRRRLAYAVWSVLAQRLLQ
- a CDS encoding radical SAM protein — protein: MRVALVATYELGRQPFGLASPAAWLRRAGMDVACLDLSREPFDAGVAEAGLVAFHLPMHTATRLAIPVMERVRRLNPGARLCAYGLYAPLNGEFLRSIGVDHVLGGEFEADLVRLATEVSTGGAGFVPASGLPRLELMPPWRAGLPPLDRYATLQQGAVRKIAGYTEASRGCKHACRHCPVVPVYGGRFRVVSPDVVIADVAAQVEQGAEHVTFGDPDFFNGVGHAMRVVEGIARRFPGLTYDVTIKVEHLVAHADLLSRLRETGCLFVTSAVESFDDSILRRLEKGHTRDDVARAAALCRTAGLTLTPTFVAFTPWTTLDGYRRMLAEIEALDLVEQVAPIQLALRLLVTAGSGLLELEDLRGWIGPFDRELLVYPWRHPDPRVDRMADDVTALVGRRLTASRRDVFNAVLSCAHEGRVPPPAYSRAARRRAEVSYLNEPWYC
- a CDS encoding alpha/beta fold hydrolase, whose protein sequence is MSTSNRSRTSASPYIREPSPHASAAASPSSATSQRSRRPMRAGSPNATTSITSSRSTPSTCRWCTGTIGSRCTICATTPGWRGAIPGATGIEPARMNVDIPRAFLPARGLDGGHRMTLYTWARPRHFPRLPAPVRRYFDVAPDARVLAHCHWQRSPSARPTLLALHGLEGSSNAHYMRGLADKAFTAGLNVVLLNQRNCGDTEHLSQGLYHSGLSSDPAAVIRELTEVDRLPAIAVVGYSLGGNLGLRLAGTAPPPALRAVCAISPTMDLGRCVDALERRPNAIYQWNFVRNLKRRMRRKANVLPGAFNLGALDRIRTVREFDDAFTAPHHGFRDAADYYHRASSLRVVDRIAAPTLIISAEDDPFVPPEQFRDPAAAANPNLTTAITRHGGHCGYYADPTPGFDGYWAERTAIDFARRHLR
- a CDS encoding DUF72 domain-containing protein, coding for MPRYRVGTSGYNYPEWKGSFYPEKFPQKKMLPYYAERLDTVEINYTFYRLPTQRLLAGWSAVTPAGFRFTLKAPRRITHEARLADCAEITRAFCGAAATLGDKRGALLFQLPPWFRKNVDVLARFLDTLPPDARAAFEFRHASWHDPAVTELLAAHGAALCIADSERLRTPIHVTARHGYFRLRDQGYGDADLARWAETITGSTGDCQEVYVYFKHEERGAGPDFAKRLLERLAPG